From the genome of Pseudomonas sp. Teo4, one region includes:
- a CDS encoding IclR family transcriptional regulator domain-containing protein — MDKPEIHPRDLIAGLQKGLALMQLFSADQPRLSVPQAARLSGMTPSATRRFLLTLVHEGFADTDNRHYWLTPKALRIGQAYVDSAQLPRMLRPIVEQVARQTQEHVSVGTRDGDEIIHLVRSRYSHVASLSIRPGSRVPMYCTAGGRIWLASLDAAARDDYFARNPPRSLTPYTQTDRGSLEAELQRVRVQGYSIVDQEYEIGMRVLGVPLLDRAGQLKATLTITTHASRLSVEEIRLRYLPPLYEAQALLKPVLD, encoded by the coding sequence ATGGACAAACCCGAAATCCACCCCCGCGACCTGATCGCCGGCCTGCAAAAAGGCTTGGCACTGATGCAACTGTTCAGCGCCGACCAGCCACGTCTGAGCGTGCCGCAAGCAGCCAGGCTGTCGGGTATGACACCCAGCGCCACCCGGCGCTTTCTGCTGACGTTGGTGCACGAAGGCTTCGCCGACACCGACAACCGCCACTACTGGCTGACACCCAAGGCGCTGCGCATTGGCCAGGCCTATGTGGATTCGGCGCAGTTGCCGCGCATGCTGCGGCCGATCGTCGAGCAGGTAGCGCGCCAGACCCAGGAGCATGTGTCGGTGGGCACCCGCGACGGAGACGAAATCATCCACCTGGTGCGCAGCCGCTACAGCCATGTCGCCTCGCTGTCGATCAGGCCTGGCTCGCGGGTGCCGATGTACTGCACCGCCGGCGGACGGATCTGGCTGGCGTCGCTGGATGCCGCAGCGCGGGACGACTACTTCGCGCGCAATCCGCCCCGTTCGCTCACGCCCTACACACAGACCGACCGGGGCAGCCTGGAGGCAGAGTTGCAGCGGGTGAGGGTGCAGGGCTACAGCATCGTCGATCAAGAGTATGAAATCGGCATGCGTGTGCTGGGCGTGCCGTTGCTGGACCGTGCCGGCCAGTTGAAAGCGACCCTGACCATCACCACCCATGCGTCACGCCTGAGCGTCGAGGAGATTCGCCTGCGCTACCTGCCGCCGCTGTACGAGGCGCAGGCACTGCTCAAACCCGTGCTCG
- a CDS encoding IclR family transcriptional regulator: MAGSQIERAFSLVESLTGEPQGLALQTLAERLDIPKSAAHRMLAELIRLGYVRQNRDNSRYQLSAKLVALGFRYLSNSGADIIQPILDRLAQDSGELVRLGVIDGSRQTWIAKSQGARSGLRYDPDMGRDAPLFYTASGHAWLASLSDEAALQMVLRQGIADPAQFGPNAPRSTDELLAYLHRARERGYAWVEETSAVGTSALAAVVRRSYSDEVIGVLSIAGPSARMAQTRLPELAPLLLAAVEELSAASQASELFV; encoded by the coding sequence ATGGCTGGTAGTCAGATCGAACGCGCCTTCAGTCTTGTAGAAAGCCTTACCGGCGAACCCCAAGGCCTGGCGCTGCAAACCCTGGCCGAGCGCCTGGACATTCCCAAGAGCGCCGCCCACCGCATGCTGGCCGAGCTGATTCGCCTGGGCTACGTGCGGCAGAACCGCGACAACAGCCGCTACCAACTGTCCGCCAAGCTGGTGGCGCTGGGCTTTCGCTACCTGTCCAACAGCGGTGCCGACATCATTCAGCCGATTCTCGACCGTCTGGCCCAGGACAGCGGTGAACTGGTGCGCCTCGGCGTGATCGACGGCAGCCGCCAGACATGGATCGCCAAGTCCCAGGGCGCCCGTTCCGGGCTGCGCTATGACCCCGACATGGGCCGTGACGCGCCGCTGTTCTACACCGCGTCCGGGCATGCCTGGCTGGCCAGCCTGAGCGATGAGGCGGCGCTGCAGATGGTGTTGCGCCAGGGCATCGCCGACCCCGCGCAGTTCGGCCCGAATGCACCACGCTCCACCGACGAACTGCTGGCCTACCTGCACCGTGCCCGCGAACGTGGCTATGCCTGGGTCGAGGAAACCTCGGCGGTCGGTACCTCGGCCCTGGCGGCGGTGGTGCGTCGTTCCTACAGTGACGAAGTCATCGGAGTGCTGAGCATCGCCGGCCCCAGTGCCCGCATGGCGCAGACGCGCCTGCCGGAACTGGCACCGCTGCTGTTGGCCGCGGTGGAGGAGCTGTCGGCCGCCAGCCAGGCCAGCGAACTGTTCGTCTGA
- a CDS encoding FAD-dependent oxidoreductase — protein sequence MLPPPTLECDVLVIGSGASGLAAAVTAAHHGLKVIVAEKASQLGGTSAWSGGWLWIPRNPLAVAEGTIEADDAPERYLRAQTQVTELDPRQRAFLRHGPDMVAFFQQHTAVQFFSGSKMPDMHEGDGSAGGGRSLCAQPFDARQLGQWIHKLRPPLDIVSLAGMGIAGGADMAAFFNATRSAKAALHVSKRLLRHGRDLLLHRRGMQLVNGNALVARLLRSALDLGVTLLTDLAATRLLGEGRITGAQFANGQQVLARRGVVLACGGFPHDRQRIAQLIAHAPDGDRHHSAAPRENSGDGLRLAEQVGAQVGTTLAHAGAWAPVSLVPRSDGSIGHFPHLIDRAKPGFIAVRRDGRRFVNEADSYHAFMNALFAATPEGQPHEAWLICDHTAQRRYGIGWAKPFPFPTAFYERRGYLFSGHTLEALAMRCGIDAGQLKSTVDAFNHHALQGQDPDFQRGASAYNKAQGDPLQTPNPSLRPLRHGPFHAVRLLPGSLGTFAGIRTDASARVLDAHEQPIPGLFAVGNDMQSIMGGHYPSGGITLGPGMTFGYLAGRALSV from the coding sequence ATGCTGCCCCCGCCCACGCTTGAATGTGACGTCCTTGTCATCGGCTCCGGCGCCTCCGGCCTTGCCGCCGCAGTCACTGCCGCACATCACGGTTTGAAGGTGATCGTCGCGGAAAAAGCCAGCCAGCTAGGCGGTACCAGCGCCTGGTCGGGTGGCTGGTTGTGGATCCCGCGTAATCCATTGGCCGTCGCAGAAGGCACCATCGAGGCCGACGACGCACCAGAGCGGTATTTGCGTGCGCAAACGCAGGTAACCGAACTCGACCCACGCCAGCGCGCCTTTCTACGCCATGGCCCGGACATGGTGGCGTTCTTCCAGCAACATACCGCCGTGCAGTTTTTTTCCGGTTCGAAAATGCCCGACATGCACGAAGGCGATGGCAGCGCGGGTGGCGGCCGCTCACTGTGTGCGCAGCCATTCGACGCACGCCAGCTCGGGCAATGGATACACAAACTGCGGCCACCGTTGGACATCGTCAGCCTGGCCGGCATGGGCATCGCCGGAGGCGCGGACATGGCCGCGTTCTTCAACGCCACGCGTTCGGCAAAGGCCGCACTGCACGTCAGCAAGCGCCTGCTGCGCCATGGCCGCGACCTGCTGTTGCATCGACGTGGAATGCAGTTGGTCAACGGCAATGCCCTGGTGGCACGCCTGTTACGCAGCGCCCTCGACCTTGGCGTGACGCTGCTCACCGACCTGGCGGCCACACGCTTGCTGGGCGAAGGCCGAATCACCGGAGCACAATTCGCCAATGGCCAGCAGGTGCTGGCACGCCGTGGCGTGGTGCTGGCTTGCGGCGGGTTTCCCCACGACCGCCAGCGCATTGCCCAACTGATCGCCCATGCCCCCGACGGCGATCGCCATCACTCCGCCGCGCCAAGGGAAAACAGCGGCGACGGCCTGCGACTGGCCGAGCAGGTCGGCGCTCAGGTGGGCACGACGCTGGCCCACGCCGGCGCCTGGGCCCCGGTTTCGCTGGTGCCCCGCAGCGATGGCAGCATTGGCCATTTCCCTCACCTGATCGACCGCGCCAAGCCGGGCTTTATCGCGGTGCGCCGCGACGGCCGGCGCTTCGTCAATGAGGCCGACAGCTACCACGCCTTCATGAATGCGCTGTTCGCCGCAACGCCCGAAGGCCAGCCGCACGAGGCTTGGCTGATCTGCGATCACACCGCGCAACGTCGCTATGGTATCGGCTGGGCCAAGCCCTTCCCGTTCCCCACGGCTTTCTATGAGCGACGCGGCTATTTGTTCAGCGGCCATACGCTGGAAGCGTTGGCCATGCGCTGCGGGATCGATGCCGGGCAATTGAAAAGCACGGTGGACGCGTTCAATCATCACGCATTGCAAGGCCAGGACCCGGACTTCCAGCGTGGCGCGTCGGCCTACAACAAGGCACAGGGCGACCCGCTGCAGACGCCGAACCCATCCCTGCGACCATTACGGCATGGCCCGTTCCATGCGGTGCGGCTGCTGCCCGGCAGCCTTGGCACCTTCGCAGGTATTCGCACGGATGCCTCTGCGCGGGTGCTGGATGCCCATGAGCAACCGATCCCCGGCTTGTTCGCGGTCGGCAACGACATGCAGAGCATCATGGGCGGGCATTACCCAAGTGGCGGCATCACCCTTGGCCCGGGCATGACCTTCGGCTACCTGGCCGGTCGGGCGCTGAGCGTCTAG
- a CDS encoding FAD-dependent oxidoreductase, producing MPPIEQPQQVFDLVVLGSGAGGFATAATAARLGLKVLIVEKADTFGGTSAISGGAAWIYGTDQASAAGAKDSPEAMRTYLKAIIGAGYNPALVDTFIERGHQALRWLEANTELRYGLRPHSPDYYPDAPGATQFGRALEMVEYDGRHLGPRFKDLKMPPPGMLLFGGMMVNRVDIQHFLSIRRSAASLWHCLKLMSRYGLDRLRHHRGTRLTTGNALIARLACSAFAHGTQLWLRSEAQELIVEHGEVRGVVVQRDGRRERVYARGGVVCAMGGFAAGELAAANRPDASAPHLTMSPPTNDGAALRLGEAVQAARGEGLAANFFWAPVSELHHASGERERFPHLVTDRAKPGVIAVNPAGRRFVNESDSYHHFVQTMFAQGISTCWLICDAEAMNRYGLGLARPKPVDNSALIEAGYLYRADSPDALAKAIGVDTQALAQTLEQFNADARNGVDRAFGKGANSYNRYMGDPQHQPNPCLAPLAKAPFYAIRIHTGDLGSARGLATDANANVLNRAGTPITGLYAVGNDMNSLMDGTYPGPGITLGPALTFGWIAASHIAERLQAPATHSEKHPCTTN from the coding sequence ATGCCCCCAATCGAACAACCGCAACAGGTGTTTGACCTGGTCGTGCTCGGCAGCGGTGCCGGTGGTTTCGCCACTGCCGCCACCGCCGCCCGCCTGGGCCTGAAAGTGCTGATCGTGGAAAAGGCCGACACCTTCGGCGGCACCTCGGCCATTTCCGGCGGGGCGGCCTGGATCTACGGCACTGACCAGGCCAGCGCAGCCGGCGCCAAGGACTCCCCCGAGGCCATGCGCACTTACCTCAAGGCGATCATCGGCGCCGGATACAACCCTGCACTGGTGGACACCTTCATCGAACGCGGCCACCAGGCACTGCGCTGGCTGGAGGCCAACACCGAGCTGCGCTACGGCCTGCGTCCACACTCGCCGGACTACTACCCGGACGCGCCCGGCGCCACGCAGTTCGGGCGTGCACTGGAAATGGTCGAGTACGACGGCCGCCACCTTGGCCCACGCTTCAAGGACCTGAAGATGCCCCCGCCAGGCATGCTGCTGTTCGGCGGCATGATGGTGAACCGCGTGGATATCCAGCATTTTCTGAGCATCCGCCGCTCGGCTGCATCGCTCTGGCATTGCCTGAAGCTGATGAGCCGTTACGGGCTGGACCGCCTGCGCCATCATCGAGGCACCCGCCTGACCACCGGTAACGCACTGATCGCCCGTCTGGCCTGCAGCGCCTTCGCCCACGGCACCCAATTGTGGCTACGCAGCGAGGCTCAGGAGCTGATCGTCGAGCACGGTGAGGTCCGTGGTGTGGTGGTGCAACGTGATGGCCGCCGCGAACGGGTTTACGCCCGTGGTGGTGTGGTCTGCGCCATGGGTGGCTTCGCGGCGGGCGAACTTGCTGCCGCCAACCGGCCGGATGCAAGCGCGCCGCACCTGACCATGTCGCCGCCCACCAACGACGGGGCCGCCCTACGCCTCGGCGAGGCCGTGCAGGCCGCCAGGGGCGAAGGCCTGGCCGCCAATTTCTTCTGGGCACCGGTGTCCGAGTTGCACCATGCCAGTGGCGAGCGCGAACGGTTCCCGCACCTGGTCACCGACCGCGCCAAGCCGGGCGTGATTGCGGTCAACCCGGCCGGGCGGCGCTTCGTCAACGAGTCCGACTCCTACCACCACTTCGTGCAGACCATGTTCGCCCAGGGCATCAGCACCTGCTGGCTGATCTGCGACGCCGAGGCCATGAACCGCTACGGCCTGGGCCTGGCGCGGCCAAAGCCCGTAGACAACTCAGCCCTGATCGAGGCGGGCTACCTGTACCGGGCCGACAGCCCAGACGCACTGGCCAAGGCCATTGGTGTCGATACTCAGGCACTGGCGCAAACGCTCGAGCAGTTCAACGCCGATGCCCGTAACGGCGTCGACCGCGCCTTCGGCAAGGGCGCGAATAGCTACAACCGCTATATGGGCGACCCGCAACACCAGCCCAACCCGTGCCTGGCACCACTGGCCAAGGCGCCTTTCTACGCCATCCGCATCCATACCGGCGACCTCGGCTCGGCACGCGGCCTGGCCACAGACGCCAACGCCAACGTGCTGAACCGCGCCGGCACCCCGATCACCGGGCTATATGCCGTCGGCAACGACATGAACTCATTGATGGACGGCACCTACCCCGGCCCGGGTATCACCCTTGGCCCCGCCCTCACTTTCGGCTGGATTGCTGCCAGCCATATCGCCGAGCGCCTGCAGGCGCCGGCCACCCACTCGGAGAAACACCCATGTACTACGAACTGA
- a CDS encoding NIPSNAP family protein produces MYYELRTYTIDPLKLADWLALYQSHALEVQTEHLGKLVGFFTTEFGEANQVVHLWGYTSLDERMDRRKAMAADPRWAEFSRRNRELGAVLKLESRMLRPTGFSPLQ; encoded by the coding sequence ATGTACTACGAACTGAGAACCTACACCATCGACCCACTGAAACTGGCCGACTGGCTGGCCCTGTACCAGAGCCACGCCCTGGAGGTACAGACCGAGCACCTGGGCAAGCTGGTCGGCTTCTTTACCACCGAGTTCGGTGAGGCCAACCAGGTGGTGCACCTGTGGGGCTACACCAGCCTTGACGAGCGCATGGACCGGCGCAAGGCGATGGCCGCCGACCCACGCTGGGCGGAGTTCTCCCGCCGCAACCGCGAGCTGGGCGCGGTGCTCAAGCTCGAGTCACGCATGCTGCGGCCCACAGGCTTTTCGCCGCTGCAGTGA
- a CDS encoding MFS transporter, with protein sequence MTHSKFDTALPRLSHGSIGDKLRGAFAVGKTRWGMLALVFFATTLNYIDRAALGIMQPVLAKEMSWTAMDYANINFWFQVGYAIGFLLQGRLIDNVGVKRAFFFAVLLWSLATGAHGLATSAAGFMVCRFILGLTEAANYPACVKTTRLWFPAGERAIATGLFNAGTNVGAMVTPALLPLILAVWGWQAAFIAMGSLGLIWVVFWGLKYFNPEDHPRLRQSELEYIQQDAEPEVPRLPFSRILRLRGTWAFAVAYSITAPVFWFYLYWLPPFLNQQYSLGISVTQMGIPLILIWLTADFGSIGGGILSSWLIGRGVRATRARLLSMLIFACTIVSVVFAANASGLWMAVLAIAVAVGAHQAWTANIWSLVMDYTPKHLVSTVFGFGSMCAAIGGMFMTQIVGSVLTATHNNYAVLFTMIPAMYFIALVWMYFMAPRKIETV encoded by the coding sequence ATGACCCATTCCAAGTTCGACACCGCCCTACCCCGTCTTAGCCACGGGTCCATCGGCGACAAGCTGCGCGGCGCCTTCGCCGTCGGCAAAACCCGCTGGGGCATGCTTGCCCTGGTGTTCTTCGCCACCACCCTGAACTACATCGACCGCGCCGCGCTCGGCATCATGCAGCCCGTCCTGGCCAAGGAAATGAGCTGGACGGCGATGGACTACGCCAACATCAACTTCTGGTTCCAGGTTGGCTACGCCATCGGTTTTCTGCTGCAAGGCAGGCTGATCGACAACGTCGGCGTGAAGCGTGCGTTCTTCTTTGCGGTGCTGCTCTGGAGCCTGGCCACCGGCGCCCATGGGCTGGCCACTTCAGCCGCAGGCTTCATGGTCTGCCGATTCATTCTCGGCCTGACCGAAGCCGCCAACTACCCGGCCTGCGTGAAAACCACGCGGCTGTGGTTCCCCGCCGGCGAACGCGCCATCGCCACCGGGCTGTTCAACGCCGGTACCAACGTCGGCGCCATGGTCACCCCGGCACTGTTGCCGTTGATCCTGGCCGTGTGGGGTTGGCAGGCCGCGTTCATCGCCATGGGTAGTCTTGGCTTGATCTGGGTGGTGTTCTGGGGCCTTAAGTACTTCAACCCTGAAGACCACCCGCGCCTGCGTCAGAGCGAGCTGGAGTACATCCAGCAGGACGCCGAGCCCGAGGTCCCGCGCTTGCCGTTCAGCCGTATTCTGCGCCTGCGCGGCACCTGGGCCTTCGCGGTGGCGTATTCGATCACAGCGCCGGTGTTCTGGTTCTACCTGTACTGGCTGCCGCCGTTTCTCAACCAGCAGTACTCGCTGGGTATCAGCGTGACCCAGATGGGTATCCCGCTGATATTGATCTGGCTGACGGCAGACTTCGGCAGCATCGGCGGTGGCATTCTTTCGTCCTGGCTGATCGGCCGTGGCGTGCGCGCAACCCGCGCCCGACTGCTGTCGATGCTGATCTTCGCCTGCACCATCGTCAGCGTGGTCTTCGCCGCCAACGCCAGCGGCTTGTGGATGGCGGTGCTGGCCATCGCCGTGGCAGTGGGAGCGCACCAGGCCTGGACCGCGAACATCTGGAGCCTGGTGATGGACTACACGCCCAAGCACCTGGTGAGCACGGTGTTTGGCTTCGGCAGCATGTGCGCGGCGATTGGCGGGATGTTCATGACGCAGATCGTCGGCAGTGTGCTGACGGCTACCCACAACAATTATGCGGTGTTGTTCACCATGATTCCGGCGATGTACTTCATTGCGCTGGTGTGGATGTACTTCATGGCGCCGCGCAAGATCGAAACGGTTTAG
- a CDS encoding sugar phosphate isomerase/epimerase: protein MTDRIFSLAALTVLELSPPDMVEVAARAGYSHVGLRLVPATQEERHFPLVADAELRRQTQARLRDTGIKVLDLEILRLKPETCVADFEAILAVGAELGGTELLVAGNDPDQVRLTERFAELCDLAAGYGIHPHLEFMPWTDVRNLRQAMDIVAEADRANGCVLVDAFHFNRSRSSLQDLARLAPQCMRYAQLCDVAGPVPDDMDEILRQARNERRFPGDGDADLIGLLRTLPATVPLSLEIPTRQLMEQGISAEQRARMALEKAVAVLARV from the coding sequence ATGACTGATCGAATCTTTTCCCTGGCCGCACTGACGGTGCTTGAGCTTTCTCCGCCGGACATGGTGGAAGTCGCCGCCCGCGCCGGGTACAGCCACGTTGGCTTGCGACTGGTGCCTGCCACTCAGGAAGAGCGGCATTTCCCGCTGGTGGCAGACGCCGAGTTGCGTCGGCAGACCCAGGCGCGCCTGCGCGATACCGGTATCAAGGTGCTGGACCTGGAAATTCTGCGTTTGAAACCGGAAACCTGCGTTGCCGATTTCGAGGCCATCCTGGCGGTGGGGGCCGAGTTGGGTGGCACCGAGCTGCTGGTGGCGGGGAACGACCCGGACCAGGTGCGCCTCACTGAGCGTTTTGCCGAGTTGTGCGACCTGGCGGCAGGCTACGGCATTCACCCGCACCTTGAGTTCATGCCCTGGACCGACGTGCGCAACCTGCGCCAGGCCATGGACATCGTTGCCGAGGCCGACCGTGCCAATGGCTGTGTGTTGGTGGATGCCTTCCACTTCAACCGCTCACGATCGTCCCTGCAGGACCTGGCGCGTCTGGCACCGCAGTGCATGCGTTATGCCCAGCTGTGCGATGTGGCTGGCCCGGTGCCGGATGATATGGACGAGATTCTGCGCCAGGCGCGTAACGAACGGCGCTTTCCGGGGGATGGCGATGCCGACCTGATTGGCCTGCTGCGTACCTTGCCGGCCACCGTGCCGCTGAGCCTGGAGATTCCGACGCGGCAGTTGATGGAGCAGGGGATCAGTGCCGAGCAGCGGGCGCGGATGGCGTTGGAAAAGGCAGTCGCGGTATTGGCAAGGGTCTGA
- a CDS encoding Gfo/Idh/MocA family oxidoreductase, translating into MNAPLRIALIGAGIMGRQHYQHLRKLPEAQLCAVADPGPQAEAFAAECGVAWFADHRQMLERVQPEAVIIANPNNQHVATALDCVEAGVPVLVEKPVGVHLDEVRALVEASRRCGVPVLVGHHRRHNPLITRARQVIQDGRLGRLINVTALWQLQKPDSYFETPWRREPGAGFLLTNLIHDLDLLRHLCGEVVQVQAFTRNDVRGFANEDSAAVLLQFANGALGSLTGSDAVAAPWSWELDSGESPIYPRQADQPCYLLAGTEGALSIPQLKRWHYAETGSGWHTPLLQSEESIPAGEALTLQLQHFIRVARGEEAPLIDAADGGRTLALIEAIRQAAESGRACAPEPIA; encoded by the coding sequence TTGAACGCACCCCTTCGTATCGCCCTCATCGGCGCCGGCATCATGGGCCGTCAGCATTACCAGCACCTGCGCAAGCTACCAGAAGCGCAGTTGTGTGCAGTGGCCGACCCCGGCCCGCAGGCCGAGGCGTTCGCCGCCGAGTGCGGCGTGGCCTGGTTTGCCGACCACCGCCAGATGCTGGAGCGAGTCCAGCCCGAGGCGGTGATCATCGCCAACCCGAACAACCAACATGTCGCCACGGCCCTGGATTGCGTCGAGGCCGGCGTGCCGGTGCTGGTGGAAAAGCCGGTGGGAGTGCACCTGGACGAAGTCCGGGCGCTGGTGGAGGCTTCGCGCCGTTGTGGCGTGCCGGTGCTGGTCGGCCACCACCGGCGGCACAACCCGTTGATCACCCGTGCGCGCCAGGTGATTCAGGATGGCCGACTGGGCAGGCTGATCAACGTCACCGCGTTGTGGCAGCTGCAAAAGCCTGACAGCTATTTCGAGACGCCTTGGCGCCGTGAGCCGGGCGCGGGCTTTCTGCTGACCAACCTGATTCACGACCTCGACCTGCTGCGCCACCTGTGTGGCGAGGTGGTGCAGGTGCAGGCGTTCACCCGTAACGATGTGCGTGGCTTTGCCAACGAGGACAGCGCCGCGGTGCTGTTGCAGTTCGCCAACGGCGCGTTGGGCAGCCTGACCGGTTCTGACGCGGTGGCCGCGCCGTGGAGCTGGGAGCTGGATTCCGGCGAGAGCCCGATCTACCCGCGCCAAGCCGATCAGCCTTGCTACCTGCTGGCCGGCACTGAAGGTGCGCTGAGCATTCCGCAGCTCAAGCGCTGGCACTACGCCGAAACCGGTTCTGGCTGGCACACGCCGCTGCTGCAAAGCGAAGAGTCGATTCCCGCAGGCGAGGCGTTGACCTTGCAATTGCAGCATTTCATCCGCGTTGCCCGTGGCGAAGAAGCCCCGCTGATCGACGCCGCCGACGGTGGCCGCACCCTGGCGCTGATCGAGGCCATCCGCCAGGCGGCCGAAAGCGGCCGAGCCTGCGCGCCAGAGCCGATTGCCTGA
- a CDS encoding shikimate dehydrogenase: MIRGSTELVAIVGSPIAQVKSPDNFNTWFTNNNRNLAMLPIDMQHASLEAFAGSLRGWRNLRGCVVTVPYKQALASQLDGLSERAAALGSVNVIRRDADGRLLGDNVDGAGFLGAARKHGFLAAGKRALVIGCGGVGSAIAYALGEAGASHVTLSDPSTERAAALCELLDNTFPNLEVATQYDSLEGFDLLVNASPVGMGDTGELPLPATLLETLQSSTLVADVVTSPEITPLLGQARQRGCAVQTGPEMAFAQLGHLGAFMGVTPLEI; this comes from the coding sequence ATGATTCGTGGTTCCACAGAACTGGTCGCCATCGTCGGTTCGCCCATTGCCCAGGTGAAATCGCCCGACAACTTCAACACCTGGTTCACCAACAACAACCGTAACCTGGCGATGCTGCCCATCGACATGCAGCATGCCTCGCTCGAGGCGTTCGCCGGCAGCCTGCGGGGCTGGCGCAACCTGCGGGGCTGTGTGGTCACCGTCCCCTACAAGCAAGCGCTGGCCAGCCAACTGGACGGCCTCAGCGAGCGGGCCGCGGCCTTGGGTTCGGTCAACGTGATCCGCCGCGATGCCGATGGCCGCCTGCTGGGTGACAACGTCGATGGCGCGGGCTTCCTGGGGGCTGCACGCAAACATGGTTTCCTGGCGGCCGGCAAACGCGCGCTGGTGATCGGTTGCGGCGGTGTCGGCAGTGCCATTGCCTATGCGCTGGGTGAGGCAGGCGCCAGCCACGTAACCCTCAGCGACCCCAGCACCGAACGCGCCGCCGCGCTGTGCGAATTGCTCGACAATACCTTCCCCAACCTTGAGGTCGCCACTCAGTACGATTCGCTCGAAGGTTTCGACCTGCTGGTCAACGCCTCGCCCGTCGGCATGGGCGATACCGGCGAGCTGCCGCTGCCAGCCACCCTGCTGGAAACACTACAGTCCTCTACCCTGGTGGCCGACGTCGTCACCTCGCCGGAAATCACCCCGTTGCTGGGCCAGGCACGCCAGCGCGGCTGCGCGGTCCAGACCGGCCCGGAAATGGCGTTCGCCCAACTCGGCCACCTGGGCGCCTTCATGGGCGTGACGCCGCTGGAGATCTGA